In Planctomycetia bacterium, a genomic segment contains:
- a CDS encoding SDR family oxidoreductase: protein MSIKGKVALATGASRSIGLAIALRLANDGADVFAAVDHTEKELGGFDIIVNNAGIASIQPLADVTPEEVDNIMKINVNGVLWGIQAAAKKFRRLKHKGKIFSAASIAGHEGIALLGVYSATKFAVRALTQAAARELASDGITVNAYCPGVVGVDMWGEIDRRMVEIAGARISEIYKKFVGCIALGRAQSPEDVAALVSYLAGPDSDYMTGQAPLIDGGLVYR from the coding sequence ATGAGCATCAAAGGAAAAGTCGCGCTCGCTACGGGCGCTAGTCGGAGCATCGGTCTTGCCATCGCGCTTCGACTGGCCAACGATGGCGCCGATGTGTTCGCCGCTGTTGATCACACGGAAAAAGAGCTCGGCGGCTTCGACATCATCGTCAATAACGCAGGGATCGCCTCCATCCAGCCACTGGCCGATGTCACGCCTGAGGAGGTCGACAATATCATGAAGATTAATGTCAACGGCGTGCTATGGGGCATCCAGGCGGCGGCGAAGAAGTTCAGGCGCCTCAAGCACAAGGGCAAAATCTTCAGCGCTGCATCCATCGCAGGCCACGAAGGCATCGCGCTCCTCGGTGTTTACTCCGCAACCAAATTCGCCGTGCGCGCCCTGACACAAGCGGCGGCGAGGGAACTCGCGTCCGATGGCATCACCGTCAACGCCTACTGCCCCGGTGTCGTCGGCGTCGACATGTGGGGCGAGATCGATCGGCGCATGGTTGAGATCGCCGGGGCCAGGATCAGCGAAATCTACAAGAAGTTCGTCGGCTGCATCGCACTCGGTCGCGCGCAGTCACCGGAAGATGTCGCGGCTTTGGTCTCCTACCTGGCCGGACCCGATTCAGACTACATGACAGGGCAGGCTCCGCTGATCGATGGCGGTCTTGTCTATCGATGA
- a CDS encoding MFS transporter produces MASVTFVGILSELVPSGILPQMTAGLGIEESEVGFLVGVYALASAIAAIPLISATLAFNRKTLLMALLIGFAASNIVVGLSSSYAVIIAFRIVGGICAGVMWPMIAAYGTRLVPDNMHGKAITVIMSGNTLGISIGLPAMTAIGLKFGWRSVFMVLGMIVAVIAVLSYFYLPAVKGEKLNKSNSPLAALKMPSILIVLLLTFLSVAAHYGIYTYITLLVEMIGFAGGIGLALLIFGIGSVISVIGSAKYIDAYLRPLIVVMLAIGAISMAMFLAFDGTIVISHIAFFLWGLAFGPLVTMYQTAVSKQVEEAKDVATSVQSSVFNLSIMGATWVGGMLLSDFPITGVKRIVYMSLACFVLAIIIAFLAKRTLRSSTGSSDIL; encoded by the coding sequence ATGGCCAGTGTTACCTTTGTCGGTATTCTGTCCGAGTTGGTGCCGTCGGGCATTTTGCCGCAAATGACCGCGGGGCTGGGCATTGAGGAAAGCGAGGTTGGCTTTCTGGTCGGTGTTTATGCGTTGGCTTCCGCCATCGCCGCCATTCCACTGATCAGTGCCACTCTCGCCTTCAACCGCAAAACGCTGCTAATGGCGCTGCTGATCGGGTTCGCGGCCTCCAATATCGTCGTCGGCCTCTCGTCGTCCTATGCGGTCATCATCGCCTTCCGCATCGTCGGCGGCATTTGCGCGGGCGTGATGTGGCCGATGATCGCGGCCTACGGCACGCGGCTGGTCCCCGACAACATGCATGGCAAGGCCATCACGGTCATCATGTCGGGCAACACCCTGGGCATCAGCATCGGCCTGCCGGCGATGACGGCGATCGGCCTCAAATTCGGCTGGCGGAGCGTCTTCATGGTTCTGGGGATGATTGTCGCAGTCATTGCCGTGCTGTCGTATTTCTATTTGCCAGCGGTGAAAGGCGAGAAGCTCAACAAGAGCAATTCGCCCCTGGCGGCGCTGAAAATGCCCTCCATCCTGATCGTCTTGCTTTTGACCTTTTTGTCAGTCGCGGCCCACTACGGCATCTACACTTACATCACCTTGTTGGTAGAGATGATCGGCTTCGCGGGCGGCATCGGCCTGGCGCTACTGATCTTTGGAATAGGGTCGGTGATCTCGGTGATTGGTTCTGCGAAATATATTGACGCCTATTTGCGCCCCCTGATCGTGGTCATGCTCGCCATTGGCGCGATTTCCATGGCCATGTTCCTTGCTTTTGATGGGACCATCGTCATCTCGCATATCGCGTTTTTCCTTTGGGGCCTGGCCTTTGGCCCGCTGGTGACGATGTATCAGACCGCCGTCAGCAAACAGGTTGAAGAAGCCAAAGACGTGGCCACTTCGGTGCAATCCAGCGTCTTCAATTTGTCCATCATGGGCGCCACCTGGGTCGGCGGAATGCTGTTGAGCGACTTCCCGATCACCGGCGTCAAACGCATCGTTTACATGTCACTGGCCTGCTTTGTCCTGGCCATCATCATCGCGTTTCTGGCCAAACGGACCCTCCGATCTTCCACCGGTTCATCCGACATTCTATGA
- a CDS encoding NAD(P)H-dependent oxidoreductase codes for MLKLAIIIGSTRPGRVGESVARWVYELAQKRGDADYELVDIKDFNLPLLDEPISPSQGKYSKEHTKRWAAKIASFDGYVFVTPEYNHGISGALKNAIDFIYAEWNNKAAGFVGYGSAGGVRAVEHMRLVMAEVQVATVRAQVMLSLFNDFENFTTFKPASRHEKSVGTMFDQLNAWSGAMKALRGKSA; via the coding sequence ATGCTCAAGCTAGCGATCATCATTGGAAGCACCCGTCCGGGGCGCGTCGGCGAGTCCGTCGCGCGGTGGGTTTACGAGCTCGCGCAGAAGCGCGGGGACGCTGATTACGAACTGGTGGACATCAAGGACTTTAACTTGCCCCTGCTGGATGAGCCCATTTCACCGTCACAGGGCAAGTACTCCAAGGAGCACACCAAGCGCTGGGCGGCGAAGATCGCATCCTTCGACGGCTATGTGTTCGTGACGCCCGAGTACAACCACGGCATCTCCGGTGCGCTGAAGAACGCGATCGATTTCATCTACGCCGAGTGGAACAATAAGGCGGCCGGTTTCGTCGGCTACGGCAGCGCGGGCGGCGTGCGCGCGGTGGAGCACATGCGCCTGGTGATGGCCGAGGTGCAGGTCGCAACCGTGCGCGCGCAGGTCATGCTCTCGCTGTTCAACGACTTCGAAAATTTCACGACATTCAAGCCGGCATCGCGCCATGAGAAGTCAGTCGGCACGATGTTCGATCAGCTCAACGCATGGAGCGGCGCAATGAAGGCTCTGCGAGGAAAGAGCGCATGA
- the codA gene encoding cytosine deaminase, with the protein MKKFTNALIYRQHDEASEILVDKGIIKQIGKNLPKADQEIDLGGRLVVPPYVDPHLHLDYVYTGGSEGATNASGTLFEGIARWHDVKKTQTLEDARERTLRGIQEEVSKGVQFIRTHIDVDDPKLTGLKAMLEIREELKDNVTIQIVAFPQEGMYAYKGGDEMIEEALKMGADCVGGIPHFEWAREFGEKSVHHTVELAVKYGKLIDVHCDETDDVMSRFVELLNALVMAEGIGTRAAASHTCSFGSADNAYAFRMMSLFQQSGLNFISLPTENAYLQGRQDTYPKRRGLTRIKEFWESGINVCFGQDSINDPWYPVGNGNLMNILDNGIHLAQTMSFDELDRCLDLITYNGAKTLNVEDQYGIEKGKPANFLVLDADSPFEAVRQRADVLASIRNGKYLFKRPEPSFEIALDLFGKTT; encoded by the coding sequence ATGAAAAAGTTCACGAATGCTCTAATCTATCGACAGCACGATGAAGCCAGCGAGATACTGGTCGATAAGGGCATCATCAAACAGATCGGAAAGAATTTGCCCAAGGCAGACCAGGAAATCGACCTGGGGGGCCGTCTGGTGGTCCCGCCCTACGTGGATCCCCACCTGCACCTGGATTACGTCTACACCGGCGGCAGCGAGGGCGCCACAAACGCGAGTGGCACCCTGTTCGAAGGGATCGCCCGCTGGCACGACGTCAAAAAGACCCAGACGCTAGAGGATGCCAGAGAACGCACGCTGAGGGGCATTCAGGAAGAGGTGTCAAAAGGCGTCCAGTTCATTCGCACCCACATCGACGTGGATGACCCAAAGCTCACCGGCCTGAAGGCGATGCTGGAAATCCGCGAAGAGCTCAAGGACAACGTCACCATACAGATCGTCGCTTTCCCGCAGGAGGGCATGTACGCCTACAAGGGCGGCGACGAGATGATCGAGGAGGCGTTGAAGATGGGCGCGGACTGTGTCGGCGGCATCCCGCACTTCGAGTGGGCACGCGAGTTCGGCGAGAAATCCGTCCACCACACCGTTGAGCTGGCTGTCAAGTACGGCAAGCTGATCGATGTGCATTGCGACGAGACTGACGATGTGATGAGCCGCTTCGTCGAACTTCTCAATGCCCTGGTGATGGCCGAAGGCATCGGCACCCGCGCGGCCGCGAGCCACACTTGCTCTTTCGGCTCGGCGGACAATGCTTACGCATTCCGCATGATGAGTCTGTTCCAGCAATCGGGGCTGAACTTCATCTCGCTGCCCACCGAGAATGCCTACTTACAGGGCCGGCAGGACACTTACCCCAAGCGCCGTGGACTCACCCGGATTAAGGAGTTCTGGGAAAGCGGCATCAATGTCTGTTTTGGCCAGGACTCGATCAACGACCCGTGGTATCCGGTCGGTAACGGCAACCTGATGAACATTCTGGATAACGGCATCCACCTCGCGCAGACGATGTCGTTCGACGAGTTGGACAGGTGCCTGGACCTGATCACCTACAACGGCGCCAAAACCCTGAATGTGGAAGACCAGTATGGCATCGAGAAGGGCAAGCCGGCGAACTTCCTCGTGCTGGACGCCGATTCGCCCTTCGAGGCGGTGCGCCAGCGCGCCGATGTACTGGCATCGATCCGCAACGGCAAATACCTGTTCAAGCGCCCCGAGCCGAGCTTCGAGATTGCGCTCGATCTCTTTGGGAAGACGACTTGA
- a CDS encoding MarC family NAAT transporter produces the protein MILDFLIAVFGTYVGLLPIANPFSTAVVFIAITGRFTEAKAQDQAKRACIYMTIVLIVSLFAGALIMTFFGISIPALRIAGGLIVARIGLRMLNPEPDLPDASESRQRDGILRKPDLAFVPLAMPMLSGPGSIAVTIGMAAGVERIWEYGAIAIGIVLVALTSWFVLRSARRIIDLLGPAGLNALTRVMGFLLVCVGVQFIATGSIDMLSDEAMLAALIKAIHAVTQQ, from the coding sequence ATGATTCTCGATTTCCTCATCGCCGTGTTTGGTACCTACGTCGGGCTGCTCCCGATTGCCAATCCCTTCAGCACTGCTGTTGTTTTTATTGCAATTACAGGCCGCTTCACCGAAGCAAAAGCGCAAGATCAGGCGAAACGGGCCTGCATCTACATGACGATCGTGCTCATCGTATCGCTGTTCGCCGGCGCCTTGATCATGACGTTCTTCGGCATCTCGATTCCGGCACTTCGGATCGCGGGAGGGCTCATCGTCGCCCGGATCGGTTTGCGAATGCTGAATCCGGAACCCGATCTGCCGGACGCCAGCGAATCTCGTCAACGCGATGGCATCCTCAGAAAGCCCGATCTGGCGTTCGTCCCGCTCGCCATGCCTATGCTGAGCGGTCCGGGTTCGATTGCGGTCACGATTGGCATGGCGGCGGGCGTCGAGAGAATCTGGGAGTACGGCGCTATCGCGATCGGTATCGTGCTGGTGGCGTTGACATCATGGTTCGTGTTGCGCAGCGCCCGACGCATCATCGACCTGCTCGGCCCGGCGGGTCTCAACGCGCTCACTCGGGTGATGGGATTTCTGCTTGTATGCGTCGGTGTGCAGTTTATCGCGACGGGCAGCATTGACATGCTGTCCGATGAAGCAATGCTTGCTGCGCTCATCAAGGCAATCCATGCCGTGACCCAGCAATAG